One genomic region from Nymphaea colorata isolate Beijing-Zhang1983 chromosome 10, ASM883128v2, whole genome shotgun sequence encodes:
- the LOC116262909 gene encoding gibberellin-regulated protein 5-like, which yields MNSLLANASSTGTAINKESLLLHCSTLPKSVAAATWSSKATMARFHFLSLLLMLMLSLAQAFLSSLSNAQGYYGSQLYPSECGERCSYRCSATHHRRPCMFFCQKCCAMCLCVPPGTYGNREYCPCYNNWKNKAGRSNCP from the exons ATGAACAGTCTTCTCGCTAATGCATCCTCAACGGGGACAGCCATAAATAAGGAGAGCCTTCTCCTCCATTGCTCAACACTTCCCAAAAGCGTAGCAGCTGCCACTTGGTCATCCAAAGCCACCATGGCCCGTTTTCACTTTCTCTCCCTGCTGCTCATGCTCATGCTCAGCCTTGCCCAGGcttttctctcctctttatCTAATGCTCAA GGTTACTATGGCTCGCAGCTTTACCCTTCCG AGTGTGGGGAGAGGTGCTCGTACCGGTGTTCAGCAACTCACCACCGGAGGCCCTGCATGTTCTTTTGCCAGAAATGCTGTGCCATGTGCCTATGTGTTCCTCCCGGCACCTACGGCAACAGGGAATACTGCCCATGCTATAACAATTGGAAGAACAAGGCCGGCCGCTCCAATTGTCCCTGA